One window of Thalassovita mediterranea genomic DNA carries:
- a CDS encoding UPF0262 family protein, whose amino-acid sequence MADKRLVAVEIDEETLSSSGPDAEHERRVAIFDLIEENSFGVRDDDRGPYVLHLSMMERKLVFDIRLEDQTKVHMFILSISPFRGIIRDYFMICENYYSAIKTQSPHQIEAIDMARRGIHNEGSNLLAERLENKIDVDFDTSRRLFTLICALHAGQTRSPAP is encoded by the coding sequence ATGGCGGATAAGCGACTTGTTGCCGTCGAGATCGATGAAGAGACGCTCTCATCGAGCGGGCCGGATGCGGAGCATGAGCGGCGCGTCGCCATCTTTGACCTGATCGAGGAAAACTCTTTCGGGGTGAGAGACGATGACCGCGGGCCATATGTGCTTCATCTCTCCATGATGGAGCGCAAGCTCGTCTTCGATATCAGGCTGGAGGACCAGACGAAGGTCCATATGTTCATCCTGTCGATCTCTCCCTTCCGGGGGATCATCCGCGACTATTTCATGATCTGCGAGAATTATTATTCGGCGATCAAGACCCAGTCACCGCATCAAATCGAGGCCATCGATATGGCGCGGCGGGGTATTCACAATGAAGGCTCAAACCTTCTTGCCGAGCGGCTGGAGAACAAGATTGATGTCGATTTCGATACGTCGCGTCGTCTGTTCACGCTGATCTGCGCGCTGCATGCTGGACAGACCCGGTCGCCCGCACCTTAG